The genomic stretch TTATGTTATGTTTACATGACAGTTTATACCAGATTATATTCTAGAAACAAATTAGCCAAGGCATTTAATTTGGTATTGCTAAAGATGCAGGTGGGTAATTCAACCAGGCTTGCTAGAACCTCTGCAAACTGAGTCACTTGCATGTTCCCATTTCTCAGTTCATGCAATCACTCGCTCTGAAAGTGCAACCATGAATCGTTCTTTTTCAATACAAAAGTAGAGGGAAGAAAATACATAAAAGCAAATCTATCGCATGCTATTGTCAAAAAAGAACAATTTTCTTTGGTGACCAAGAACTGCACTTTGCGGCGTGGCATGCCATATAAGCTAGTGCGCAAGCACATATATAGCAGCTGTGGCAGGCACTACTATACGAAGAGGTCGGCAGATTGTTTTGTGTGACTTTTTGCTTGCTTTTTGTTCATAAGATATTTCTGCTACATATGGCTGTCCCTATCGTTCAGCACAACCGATTGATCGTCCCAGCACGATCTGCCGTTTGCTTGGAGATATCGAGCTCGAAATGGAGTGTTTACCAGGATAGTATGCTTTAATCTCCAGATGAATTCGTCAAGGAAAGCTGCCCAGCCTTTAGTGCAGGGATGTCTATGGAGGAATTAGGTCGGCAGAGGATTATTTGCTTCTTACGAGTTACGAGCATCactaagagagagagagaaagcaaaAGTTCACTTTAATTACAATCTTGTTTTACTCCAGCTTTCCAGATAGCTAGTGTGAATTGGATGGAGATCATGTAAGATACTATTAGTACTAAGCAGCAAAATGCCTGTCAGGTCCAGGATGTGCTACTCATGATGGACAAGATATCCTATTTTACTTCAATCCAGATTTGATACTCGCAAATGTCCAAAAACTGCGTGAAACTTTGTATTGCACAATGTATATATGTCAGAAAGATTTGATCTGCTCGGGCCGCACTACATCATAATAAAATATTTAAATCTGATAAAAGGACAGGCTGCTGTATATTGCCCCCCACCCAATACAACTACTACTTAATTAATTTGCTTACAAGATTCTTAAGTTGCTCTAAGGTCCCATTTGGTCTGATAAAAGATTTAAATCTGATAAAAGGACAGGCTTTACGGAAATGTAATGGACTAAATCCATTTCGGATGTTTGGTTGTCATCTTGTACTGAAGAAAACTCTTGAAGGTTGGCCTCATATTATATATTCGGAAAACACACTTGTACATGTAACATTTGATAACATAATTTGACCCAAAATTTGGGGAATTGAATTGGGTTCGATTCATTTCATTCTATTTGGCTCATCCACAGTTGAGCTGGAAATGAATCGGAAGGTAGCTAACTTCAAGTTCGACCTTCTATATACTTGGTCTATTTCATATACCGATGCTTCTCTCTCGTAGCTTCCAATGTCCTTGACGATCTCAACCCTTAGATCTCCGACGCTAGCCATCATCACACACCATGCCCGGCCACCGATCACATGGAACTGTTGACTGTCATTGACCACCAGGCGAGCTCCatagcccctccatttttgaCACATTTATGCCTTCTTGTTCCCCATAGGGCTCCTCTCATTTTTCTCATCACCGGCCGACGCGCCCCTCCTTTGCTCTTTGTGTCACCAGTGATACctttgcatcatttttcttatttattgcTAGTTATTCTCTTGAACAAACTCCCTGGAGCAAGTAAATCCCAAGAAGCTGGACTTTATTGCTTCGAGCATCTTATCAAAGAATCAATTTAACCGAATCACTCTAGGATTGCTTCATGGACAATGCAGTTTGGCAGGGCTACTCCCCACTAGAATCATTCTAGGAGACAGGAGTATCTTTGGGAAAACTACCAAGCAAACCCTTAGATTTGGATTCTTCAAATTATTCAACCAAAGGATTGTATCTATACATTTCACTTGCTATCCTAATATAACTATTGAATAGGAAAAGTATAGCTTCACAATTGACTTATCTAACGATATTATCGATTGCTACAAAATTGATATCACAAACTTGTGACATATGGATTTATTGgaacatttttttaatataaacatGCAAACAATTTGCTTAATTATTTCCCTAATCTTGtcaatttatatttaataaagTCTAAATATGTCCTAATAAAAGAGATAAGGAGGGATTGTGGTCATAAGTTATTTTTATGCATATTTATCTTTATTGCCACAAAAGTTTTGAAGTTTGAGTCAGGAGTTTTATTTGCCAATATGAATATTCGAATTAAAAGTTACATATTAAATTTGAAGTTCTAGTTTTCAAGCTGAGAGTATTTTCCAAGTTCTAGTTTGATCATTCCAATTCATATTCAGAATAATATTTCAAAAGGCACTTGTCCTCTAGAAAAATGCCAAAAATAAACTCCCACTTTACTTTAATACAAATAAATTTAGccaaaaatattttctaaaaaagaaaaggctacCAAAAATCAAAGGACATGAAACTTAATTCGCAAGGTATAAAAAAATCCAAATAGAAAACTATTGCATCACGAAATTTCGATTAAGATTcaactttgcttgggtctataGGCCCAAAGTATTTGCTTTGGAATAAAATGGGCCAACACATTGCCTCGAATTAAGCCCATCAAGGACAACTGGCCCCCAAAACCCTTGCGCTCGTCTTCTTCCCcggcagcaggccagcagtGCTCTGTGCTCCCCTTCGCTTGCTCACCCCTGCCGTCTCCCaccgccgtcggccgtcgccaTGCCTTTCCAATTCCAGTTCCCATGGTTCAAGaaccccaccgccgccgacggcacctcCGACCCAAACCCCAATCCTAGCCCCCGCATCCCCAATCCCTTCGTCCCCATCCAAGCCCACctcacctccttcctctcctccctcccccgggccctcccgccgccgccgccctgggcACGCATCCCCTCGCCCTCCTCGGCTTCGGCcacggcctccgcctccacggCCCTCCGGGTAACCGAGATCGAGGAGCGGCTCGCCGGGGTACCCGTGTACGCGCTCGCCAACGCCGCCCAGGAGTTCGTGCTCGTGTCGTCCTCCCGCGAGGGAGGGCAAGGGGGCGATGGCGCGCGGCAGCCTCCAGCGCTCGGCCTGCTATGCTTCCGGAAGGAGGATGCCGACGCGCTGCTGGAGCAGATGGAGGGCGACATGCGCGCCGGTTCCAGCGTCGTGCCCGTCGCGCTCAACAAGGTCCGATTGCTGCTTTTAACTCGCTTTGGAATGCCTGTGAGACGATGTGCTGCAGGTTCTTTTAGTCTCTGCAGATTAGGTGATCATCTTTTCTTTTGGGTTGGTGTCATATGCATGTTCAAATCATGTTGTATAACCATGCGCCCTGAAGTTGTTCGACGGAATGCCTGAACCGTGTTGCCTCAATAGCGTCTTCGGGCGCATATTAAGTTCTGATCTGCCAATGTACCTCGTTTGTTCTTGCATTTAGAGATGTCCTATCATTTGATAATGTGCTTCCAAATGTTATGGCTCTTATTTCCTGAAAGCACCTACATGTCAGCAGTGCTGTGGTGCTGGTGATGTGTTCATGATAATAGTGGTATGTTGTGTGGTTAGAGGTCACTTGCTGATATATTTGGGAGTTCACTCTCAAGTCTTAAACATAAACAAATTGCACGTTCATGGTTCATAGAATATTTCTTCTATGAGATGCTTACAGAGATGGACTTCATTTTAGTTGCTCACCTAATTGTAAGGTGAGGTTGCGGGTTACCCATAATATGAAAGCTTTCTTTTACCCgatttcaaaaatattttagtATCACAAAGTCAATGTCTAGCTGTCCATGAGCCATTGAGCCCAGTCTACTTGTGGTGCTGAAATCTTGCAAT from Setaria italica strain Yugu1 chromosome II, Setaria_italica_v2.0, whole genome shotgun sequence encodes the following:
- the LOC101765472 gene encoding protein TIC 22-like, chloroplastic, which produces MPFQFQFPWFKNPTAADGTSDPNPNPSPRIPNPFVPIQAHLTSFLSSLPRALPPPPPWARIPSPSSASATASASTALRVTEIEERLAGVPVYALANAAQEFVLVSSSREGGQGGDGARQPPALGLLCFRKEDADALLEQMEGDMRAGSSVVPVALNKVIQLKSDGVAFRFLPDSSQVANAIKLMQDEGLYAREGFPGVPVFQSRSLVLMSDNKRYRPVFFRKEDLDNSLYRTSRDQQKPNPAVRLGDTQVSSLEDIIKSMKDNSSSKWDDVVFIPPGFDLATGSKPSHLNK